CGTGCGGTAGCGCGCCTCCGCCGAGTCGATGCCGCCCGCCTCGTACGCCGAGAGGAGCACCTGCTGCAGCGGCCGCGGCTCGGCCAGCCCACGGTGGCAGGTCATGCACGACACCGCGATCGACTTGCGCTGCGGGACCTTCGACAGGTGCTCGCCGTTGATGGCGGCGACCATGCGCAGCATCTCGCGCGCCTTGAGCTTCTCGACCTTCTCGTCGCTCGCGAAGTCGTACGTGTTCGGTGGATCCCCCTCCCGGCCGACGTGGCAGTACGTGCACCGCACCCCGAGCGCGCGCGTGAACGACGCCATGGTGTCGCGCACCGCGCGCATCGGCATGTCCGCCGGGAGCACCTTGAGGTTCTTCGGCTTCTGCTCCGGTGCCTGCGGCGGCTGGGCCATGGCGGCGGTGGCGAGCCCGCAGATGGCGAGGGCGGTGACGACGAGTCGACGCATGCGTTTTCGATGGAGGGAGTGGGGTCCTACGCAATGCGTCACGGCGCAGCGGATCGCAAGGGCTGCGTGCTGCGTGCTGCGTGCTGCGTGAGGGGCATCCCGGGGCCGTTCACGCAGCACGCAGCACGCAGCCGCTCGCAGTATCATCCCCGCATGACCTCCTCTCCCCGCGTCGCCTTCCAGGGTGCTCCCGGCGCCTTCGGCGAGGAGGCCGTGCTGCGCTGGCGCGCCGACGCGCAGCCCGAGCCGCGCGGGACGTTCGCGGCCGTGCTGGACGCCGTGGTGCACGGCGAGGCGGATGCGGCCGTGCTCCCGGTCGAGAACCGGATCGCCGGGCTGGTGGCCGAGGCGCGCGCGGCGCTGGGCGAGCGGGCGACGCTGCTGCGCGTCGTCGGCGAGGTCACGCAGCCGATCGCCCTCTGCCTGCTGGCGCTGCCGGGGGCGACGACGGCGACGGTGCGCGTGGTGCGCAGCCATCCCGTCGCGCTCGCGCAGTGCGGCGCCTTCCTGCGCGCGCACCCCGATCTGGTGGCCGAGCCGTGGTGGGACACCGCGGGCGCCGCGCGCGACGTCGCGCGCGCGGGCGATCCGGCGGTGGGGGCGCTCGCGTCGCGGCTGGCGGCGGAGCGCTGGGGGCTGGTCGTGCTGGCGGCCGAGGTCCAGGACCTGGCCGACAACTGGACGCGGTTCGTGGTGGTGACGCGCCGCGCGGAGCGCGCGGACGCGTCGGATGCAGCTTCGGGTGAGATCCTACCAGGCGCGCCCGGCGCGGGCGGCTGACGCCATCGGCGGCCGCTCCGGGCGGGCCGCCTGGCACAGCGCCTCCAGCTCGTGCGGCAGCATGGCGTGCCAGCGCGCGGGGTAGCGCGACAGCAGCCGGCGCTGCGTGGCCGACTCGAAGCAGAGCCAC
This is a stretch of genomic DNA from Roseisolibacter agri. It encodes these proteins:
- a CDS encoding prephenate dehydratase domain-containing protein — protein: MTSSPRVAFQGAPGAFGEEAVLRWRADAQPEPRGTFAAVLDAVVHGEADAAVLPVENRIAGLVAEARAALGERATLLRVVGEVTQPIALCLLALPGATTATVRVVRSHPVALAQCGAFLRAHPDLVAEPWWDTAGAARDVARAGDPAVGALASRLAAERWGLVVLAAEVQDLADNWTRFVVVTRRAERADASDAASGEILPGAPGAGG
- a CDS encoding c-type cytochrome; its protein translation is MRRLVVTALAICGLATAAMAQPPQAPEQKPKNLKVLPADMPMRAVRDTMASFTRALGVRCTYCHVGREGDPPNTYDFASDEKVEKLKAREMLRMVAAINGEHLSKVPQRKSIAVSCMTCHRGLAEPRPLQQVLLSAYEAGGIDSAEARYRTLRTQYLGRAAYDFGETTLADVAAALRAQNRLPDAVRLHMLNTQMLPTSAFAFRQAAGAQLAAGDTAGARASLEKALGLNANDQQARRMLDALKPK